Proteins from a genomic interval of Plutella xylostella chromosome 24, ilPluXylo3.1, whole genome shotgun sequence:
- the LOC105394341 gene encoding uncharacterized protein LOC105394341 isoform X2 encodes MFYFAIQFTLSLILLFLEQLITLCLLPDIESSLFSFSQEVPDDVYTQPINFMSPKKTPHEKSQDPSPMPEGVQSEADEYFSRFSSYIADVNEAAEDPNSPNHNRIKRKAKRKHSKGSKRKPGKGRKTTAAPEQSAEAIKSAGSSDWEHQPSSGKKKDKEVYNPKGKAAADYYVEMPKDLYQAHLRPGVIFRIHMSEAILKMQYRNYGEDKDESVIEADVEYLRLTRKVISDEITKFEDLKWLSEWFNHRAELVQEHVCNTKYKAVGIPPTKFTHPEEYMKRACLFDSVYLDHIPYVIGEDGSLMAAVAPPVLHCDAATCTSVPFVDSLMFEESLPRTSVRTITRCQASCRAHCRNDADCLQRCNDRCRVN; translated from the exons atgttttattttgctaTACAATTTACATTATCATTAATCCTTTTGTTCCTTGAACAGTTGATAACCCTGTGTTTGCTGCCGGACATTGAATCATCGCTGTTTTCCTTTTCACAA GAGGTCCCAGATGACGTGTACACGCAGCCGATAAACTTCATGTCGCCGAAGAAAACTCCTCATGAGAAG TCGCAAGACCCAAGCCCTATGCCAGAGGGCGTCCAGAGCGAAGCGGATGAGTACTTCAGCAGGTTCAGCTCCTACATAGCTGACGTCAACGAAGCGGCCGAGGACCCCAACTCTCCGAACCACAACAGGATCAAGAGGAAAGCTAAG CGGAAGCACTCCAAAGGATCCAAGAGGAAACCAGGGAAGGGAAGGAAGACCACCGCTGCGCCCGAA CAATCAGCAGAAGCTATCAAAAGCGCGGGTTCGTCTGACTGGGAGCACCAGCCCAGCAGCGGCAAGAAGAAAGACAAGGAAGTCTACAACCCAAAGGGCAAG GCTGCAGCAGACTACTACGTGGAGATGCCCAAGGATCTGTACCAAGCGCACCTGAGGCCCGGAGTCATCTTCCGCATTCACATGTCTGAGGCCATCTTGAAGATGCAGTATCGGAA ctaCGGCGAAGACAAAGATGAGTCGGTGATAGAGGCAGATGTGGAGTACCTTCGTTTGACACGCAAG GTGATCAGCGATGAGATCACCAAGTTCGAGGACCTGAAGTGGCTGAGCGAGTGGTTCAACCACCGCGCCGAGCTCGTGCAGGAGCACGTCTGCAACACCAAGTACAAGGCTGTCG GTATACCACCGACCAAGTTCACCCACCCCGAAGAGTACATGAAGCGAGCCTGTCTCTTCGACAGCGTGTACCTCGACCACATCCCGTACGTGATCGGGGAAGATGGTTCCCTGATGGCCGCAGTGGCGCCGCCGGTGCTGCACTGTGATGCTGCGACTTGTACCTCGGTGCCGTTTGTTGACAG CCTGATGTTCGAAGAATCGTTACCCAGGACCAGCGTGCGCACCATCACGCGGTGCCAGGCGTCGTGCCGCGCGCACTGCCGCAACGACGCCGACTGTCTGCAGAGATGCAACGACCGATGCAGGGTGAACTGA
- the LOC105394341 gene encoding uncharacterized protein LOC105394341 isoform X1 translates to MFYFAIQFTLSLILLFLEQLITLCLLPDIESSLFSFSQEVPDDVYTQPINFMSPKKTPHEKSQDPSPMPEGVQSEADEYFSRFSSYIADVNEAAEDPNSPNHNRIKRKAKAFNTLNGPTIRERPNHYLYPAPVKDRILDFSTSTKRPATLLPDQLNPGVVFRVRMADAILRIKQRMYEDPERHIESDIIYTNLIKKVVMDEITKFHNLLLMYKTDKSIKEHLGECGGRIYKFISYMTIKVHIYCLFDALWIDGNPYVIGDEYSVTPVEVPPLLQCDAAECNSIVFVDSITEPKDVVE, encoded by the exons atgttttattttgctaTACAATTTACATTATCATTAATCCTTTTGTTCCTTGAACAGTTGATAACCCTGTGTTTGCTGCCGGACATTGAATCATCGCTGTTTTCCTTTTCACAA GAGGTCCCAGATGACGTGTACACGCAGCCGATAAACTTCATGTCGCCGAAGAAAACTCCTCATGAGAAG TCGCAAGACCCAAGCCCTATGCCAGAGGGCGTCCAGAGCGAAGCGGATGAGTACTTCAGCAGGTTCAGCTCCTACATAGCTGACGTCAACGAAGCGGCCGAGGACCCCAACTCTCCGAACCACAACAGGATCAAGAGGAAAGCTAAG GCCTTCAATACTCTGAACGGACCGACAATCCGAGAAAGGCCGAACCACTACCTCTACCCTGCGCCCGTCAAAGACAGAATCCTGGACTTCAGCACCTCGACAAAAAGACCTGCCACGCTGCTACCCGACCAGCTAAACCCAGGAGTCGTCTTCCGAGTGCGAATGGCAGACGCCATTTTGCGCATCAAACAACGCATGTATGAAGACCCGGAACGCCATATTGAGTCCGATATCATCTACACTAACTTGATCAAGAAAGTCGTAATGGATGAGATCACCAAATTCCACAATCTTCTCCTCATGTATAAGACTGACAAAAGCATTAAGGAGCATTTGGGCGAATGCGGCGGGAGGATCTATAAGTTCATAAGTTACATGACTATTAAGGTTCATATTTACTGTCTGTTCGACGCGTTGTGGATCGATGGTAATCCTTATGTCATTGGTGATGAGTATTCGGTGACGCCCGTGGAAGTTCCACCCTTATTGCAGTGTGATGCGGCTGAGTGTAACTCCATAGTGTTTGTTGATTCCATTACTGAGCCTAAAGATGTTGTAGAGTGA